The genomic stretch TTTTGATACTGCTGATGAAGTCAACTTCTGGAGTAACCGTTCCTCGGAGCTGTACTCGGGGACACAGGGACCATTATCTGCAAATAATTCCAACTTGACCACAGCAAATGGCACAGACAATAACACAGACACGAATCCGCTGGACCTTACCCGAGCCGTGTCCGTTGGTATAGTTCTGGGCGCGTTCATTCTGTTCGCAATCGTGGGCAACATACTCGTAATACTTTCCGTTGTATGCAACAGACACCTGCGCATCCCAACAAACTATTTCATTATCAACCTCGCCATTGCGGACCTGTTGCTGGGTACAACGGTGCTGCCGGTGTCTGCAACATTGGAGATTCTTGACTACTGGGTATTCGGGAGGATATTCTGTGACATCTGGGCGGCAGTGGACGTGCTATGTTGCACTGCTTCCATTATGAGCTTGTGCGTAATATCCATAGACCGTTACATAGGAGTGCGCTACCCACTGCAGTACCCCTGTATAGTAACGGAGAAAAGAGCCCTTTTGGCCATGCTCGGTGTTTGGGTTCTCGCTACTGTCATTTCCATTGGACCTCTGCTCGGGTGGAAACAACCACCCTCAAATGACGACACCATTTGCCCCATCACCGAAGAGCCCTTTTACGCACTGTTCTCGTCATTGGGTTCATTTTACATACCTCTGGCTGTCATCCTTTGCATGTACTGTCAGGTTTATGTAGTTGCCAAACGGACCACTAAGAACTTAGAGGCGGGGGTCATGAAAGAACACATGGACTCGAATGAGCTCACGCTCAGGATCCACTGCAAAAACGCACAACTACAGGAATACTGCGGCGCAGGCAAGGGCCAGACACGGAGCACGCTAACAGTCAAACTGCTCAAGTTCTCCCGAGAGAAGAAAGCTGCTAAAACGCTCGGTGTCGTGGTGGGCATGTTTATTCTCTGCTGGCTGCCATTCTTCCTCGTGCTGCCCATCGGTAGGTTTGGGGTTTTGTTGAGCAAACTGTTGTCATCATTGCCCCCTAGTTGCATTAGGTTAAATTGAACCACATAACTGATAGACAGGACACTGAATGCATTCATTCTGTTTGTAACAAAGAAACCTTGAAAATGAGTGTGGTCACCAGGCACGAGCACATACAGGGCTCTCCCTGGCAGAGCACATGACTCGTTGCCCTTCCGGTCTCCAAAGTGCCCTTTTGGGTGGTGGTATTATtttccccaaaaatatatatttttgtatatttcttttgtcattgttgttcggATCCCACTTCCCGCAAGTCATCAAGTTCGCcaaccccaccccccacccagtCAGTTGGTTGCGCATGTTGATCGTTTGTCCTTCCGCGTCACTTTACACACAGACAATGTCAGCTAAACATAGAATGAAGATGTTTATATGTCTCTCTGTGACGGCCGAAAACTTCATAGTTGAATATTAATAGCCTAAAAAGTTCGCAATGTTATAAACAAGCGAATCAATGCCACATTTTTTCATGTTTAAAACAAGCCAACTGAATGCTACATATAAGCTAAATATTGACATCACTTTCATGTAGGCCCATGTGCAATCGATAGACCTACATCCGAGCCGCTACAATGTTCTTATCTATTAAGCCTATAGGCTACTATTATCTAAAATCTTACGCATTTCACTGTAGCCTAACCAATAACCTAAAGGTCAACATATTAGGTATATGTCAACGTTGCTTAACTTGCCACTTCATGTTTAAttattttaattgtttatttatttcattgTAGAATAGCTGTACCCTAAGCCTACTTTAAGCTCAATTCCTGCCTGCCCTTAGGCTACAATGATTTGTTGAGCAAAATTTGCGAAAACCATTGTCATATCCTATTTTTAGGTCACATTGATAGTTTCTATAGCAAACGAGGGAATGAGCGACTTTTACAGTTTACACAAACTGAAGAAATTCAGAATTTACATGAACCAACATTGCATACAAAATAGCACGAGAACACTTAGAATGCATAACACATGGCAAACATATAAAACAAACACTTAAATACATAATAGGCTACAAAACATGTTTTCTCATAATTGGAAAACTGTActgtgtaaaaaaataataataaaaaagatTACTTCGAATAgccataaaacatttaaaagctACAGCGAGTTCTTTGGTCTATAAACTGGAGTCATTTTCAGCACGGGACAGCTCCTGTAAAGGCTGTTCAGTTTCAGATTGTAACAAGTGTTTTGGGAAAAGGGCGTGACATCTTATTTTTAGGATGCATCGTTAAAACACTCGTAAACCTAAATTCCATCACTATCGGGATTCAGGAAACCCGGCCCGGGCCTTtatcccagtctgccctgtacggggGTTGCGCACGCCCGGTATCCAAACATTGAGAGATGCGGTCACTGTCGGAGTGTGTGCAGCTAGCTACCTAGTATAAATATCAGCGGTACTGCCACAACGGCGTTATATTTGATTAATACTTGATAACACCATATTTAGCCTACATAATTCCGTCTGGTTGGCTGATATGCGCAGCAGAGAGCGACAAAAAGACAGAGGTAGGCGAAATCACAATCagtaaaataaattaaactaGCTGGCAGATCAACATCAAAGATCAGCTGATAGCCGACTCCCTTTTACCGATGTCAACCAAGTAACTTGGTTACTTACAATTTGTGATGATgagaaaataaaaatacaatcttTACAGGCATTTTGGTATGTAATGAATTTCGAGTTATGATTTATGAAAGTAAAACAAAAAATCAAGCAGGGTGCCTTTTTTAAAATTTTGAGCACCTGTCCCTGAAAGGTCTGTGCATGGCGCTGTGTGTGTGACATAAGAGGACAGCATATATCTACAGGATATTCTCTGCTTATCGTTCTCACACAAGCACACAGGCatttatttacacacacacacagtctctctctctctctgacacacacacagatactatTTTTTCCAAATACAGTATACCAATAATATAGAGTTTTCATAAGTCTGATGGTAGTCatgtcaaaaataaaataatttggtTAGGCAGAAAAGGGGTTAATCAGACGCAGCAGGTCTACACCCATGCCAAAACGTGAAAGTGGGGTATGACAGTAAAATACAACTTCCATTTATTATCGAAAGGTTAACTTGTCAAAAATGTAAAGATAGAAAAAGACCTGAGGCACCAGAAAATGGAGGTAGCTAGTTAGGGGTAGCTTGGTTGTAGCATAAGGGTGCAATGGTGCACGAATCTGGTGTACTAATAAATCATTTATTGTGGGTGCTAATGGGGGTGGTTGGCCTCTTCTTGTGTGTGTTTTAGCGCCGGCAAGCCTCTATCTTGAGTTTCCCATGTTCCCAGCACCTCTTAAATCAAGTGAGCAACACATTACACATCAAAGTGGATTCCTCCTACATCTGTTGTTGACATGGAACAGTTCAGAGAGATGAAACAGACTTTTATACATGAGTCCTTTCCATCCCCTGCCCTCTATATTCGTCTATATTTACTGAATTATGCCCACCCTGAAACACCATGTCCATTTAGAAATGTATACCGTAGCATGCTCATGCTCTTTGAAAGTCTCATTTCCAAATCGCAGGCCCAAAGTCTTCATTCTCTCCATCTGGACTTCACACAGTTAACTGGACATTTTTCATTTCAATTTTGTAAAGCAAAAACTCAGTCGGCCTATACCACAGGGAGAGTCTATAAATACAGGAGATACTATATTTTCAATGATTGATTACTGGTATACTAATTATTCTGTGCTTAGACACACTGGTTTAAGTAAATCACAGAAATACATCCTGAATGTAGGGTGATATCAGTCAGTCATGACCTTGCGTGAGATAAGAGAAATGTACATCTTTGTGGTGATAATCAGGTTATTTTGGCTTTGCTCAAATGACCCAGTTACAATGTCAAATTGTGGCTCCCTATTGGTTCCTGGGGCCTTCTCAGGGTGTGATGTAGACTGGCTGTGTGGATGGCAGAGATGGAGACAATAATATACGCACTGAGCAGAGCGGCGACCTAGCCTGGCCACACCATGGACGTGGAAGCATTGTGTAGAGTAGAGGGATGACATCTAGTACAGATCACACAGAGTACTTGATGGTGAACAATCTGACAGTACTTTGGGTATTAGCCTAGTTAGCCAAGTTCACAAATCATGTTTTTATTGTCAATTGCACaactacagtgaaatgccttgCTTGCTCattgcagtaatcaatatcagtagtacaatttaaaaaaatgtttttaagtcaagtagaacaaaaacacacaagaaatagaAATAAGAACATAAGTAAATAAGATAAGTAAGCTATATATATAGGGTCAGTGCCAGAGTCagtgccaataccatatttacaatgtgcagggatactggagtggtagagttagatatgtatagggctaaggcatcaggatatatgataaactgagtagcagcagcgtatatgatggttgtatgtgagtgtgtgtgtgtgtgtgtgtgtgtgtgtgtgtgtgtgtgtgtgtgtgtgtgtgtgtgtgtgtgtgtgtgtgtgtgtgtgtgtgtgtgtgtgtgtgtgtgtgtgtgtgtgtgtgtgtgtgtgtgtgtgtgtgtgtgtgtgtgtgtagagtcaatatgaatgtgtgtgcgtgttatgtATGAGCAAATTAAGTGTGAgttttggagtgtcagtgtgagtgagtgtgagtgagtgagtgtgtagagtgtgcatagagtaaCTGCTGCAGACGTCGGTGTCGTTGGACCCTCATCCAGACACTCAGGGACTTCTGTTAAAGATAATAAAAATGTTGTTGGTTTGAAGGATTGTAGCTTTCCTGACATTGGTTGTAATTTCCTCCTTCTATGGTTTTTGGAATATGATGTCTGATATATTTGTTATGAGTCCAGGAAGCAACAATAAGCCCTGAATAGCCCTGTCTTTGCTATCTCTACCAGTATATCAGTGATATTATCTAAATTATATTAAAACTATATAATCTGTTACATCACCTGTTATTATTTACTTAAGGTAAAGAGATTGGGAGTGGTTATTATCTCAGTTATGCAATAAAGCCCTAGATTTAAACAGTACTAATTGGAATATAGATGGTGttttcattggaaatgaatggTAGTCCTTAAAAGCACTCCCTTAGACAAATTGGATAAAAATAGCTGGGTGAAGAATTCTTGGTGTTCATATTTGACAGACTTGTTGCTATTGCAACTGCCAGGATTTTAAAGTATCTTTGTGAGAGCTTTTGCAGATTGTGTGTGACAATAGTTCCACTTTTCAATGCCAGAATACATTCACAAATTTTCGAACTCTCTGCCTTGACCCGCCAAAggcatgttttgtttttgtcaCCCAACatgatgtagtaaccacaaaCTATAGTGCTCTGTGACCTATTGTGCCTGTATTTTATGGCTTGTCCTCAGGCGGAGCTGGTGAAGAATAGAAGGATAGATTTTATGGGACAAACAGGAAACAGCATTTTTTCAATTGACCACTGATGGTGTTGATCAGTATAGCTGTTGAGGGCTTATGCTTTTTTCATCTCAGAACTCACTAGATGAACCAAAATATTACCTGCTAAAGATACTGACCCTCCAATGATTGTTGCTTTCCAAGTTACGTAACCAATATTTACTATTTTACCACGGTTACAGTTAAATGCATATGCATGATATTGCATTCCCaccatatttaatagatgtttcCCATAATGTTTCAGATTAGTTAACTTATCAACCCAAATTCTCCAGTGAGCTGGACCTTGAGTGTGATATGATGGTGATAGGTTCCTGATGCTTTTAGAGGGCAGGGGGCAGGATTGCAGTGGGAATGCCAAGGCACTCATACAGTAGGTCCCACTTACTATCATGCATCTTAAGCCCTCTTTAAAAATGGCTTTTGACATGATATTTTATTCCATGCTTTTGTCCATTAATGTGTGTAAGGAGCTGTCCAAGGGCATTAAGTTCCCAGGTAGATCTCAGGGTCTTTCTCCGGCACTAtatggcgccggagaagatggctgccgttttatgggctGTTTACCAACCATGCTATTTGGTTAGATTTTTTCACACTGTtggtaacttattttgtacataatgttgctgctactgtctcttatgtccGGAAAGAGCTTCTAGaaatcagaacagcaattactcgCCTTGAACTGGACGAATAATttctctttaatgagtcggacgagagggatttactccagacaccaaAACAAGGCCCTCATCCCGTCATTCGCAGAAGAAAGAGACGGAAAAGATCATGCGGAAGGatatcggggtgccttgtgaggatcagccGACGATTGGATAATGTGCCCTTGCCATCAGTACTTTTGGCCAGCGTACAATTGCTGGATAATAACTTGGACGAACTAAAAGCActtatatcctaccaacgggacattaaaaactgtaatatcttatgtttcacctagTCGTAGTTAACGACGACATGAATagcatacagctggcgggttatacattgtatcagcaggatagacagcagtctctggtaagacaaggggaggCAGACTatgtctatttgtaaataacagttggagcacgatatctaaggaagtctctaggttttgcttgcctgaggtagagtatctcatgataagctgtagaccacactatatacctagagagtttttatctgtatttttcgtagctgtctgcataccaccacagaccgatgctggcactaagattgCACTCAATGAACTGTATACCGCCAAAAGCAAACAGGAAACGCTTATCCAGAGGCGGTACtcttagtggccggggactttaatgtagggaaacttaaatccattttaccaaatttctaccagcatgttaaatgtgcatccagagggggaaaaaactctggaccacctttactccacacacaaagacacgtacaaagctctccctcgccctccatttgacatatctgaccataattatatcctcctgattcctgctacaagcacaaattaaagcaggaagcaccagtgactcggtcaataaaacagtggtcagatgaagcagatgctaagctacagaactgttttgctagcacagactggaatatggttcttctgatggcattgaggagtacaccacatcagtcactggcttcatcaataaatgcatcgatgacgttgcCCCCTCAGTGACTGTATGAACATACCCCAcccagaagctatggattacaggcaacatccgcactgagctaaagggtagagctgccgttttcaaggagcgggactctaacccggaagcttataagaaatcccgctatgccctccaatgaaccatcaaacaggtaaatcaaatcgtactacacaggctccgacgctcatcggatgtggcagggcttgcaaactattacagactacaaagggaagcacagccgagagctgcccagtgacacaagcctaccagattaGCTACATTACTTATGTGATCGCTTCGAGGataataacactgaaacatgcatgagagcatcagctgttctggacgactgtgtgatcacgctctccacagccgatgtgagcaagacctgtTGTAACTACCCATCCCGTGTCCGGgatcgttgtcatcatctgacactaattagcataacgcaacggacataaatattactagaaaatattcctattcatgaaatcacaagtgaaatatattgaaacacagcttagccttttgttaatcaccctgttgtctcatattttgaaaatatgctttacagccaaagcaagacaagcatttgtgcaagtttatcgatagcctagcatagcattatgtccagctagcagtaggcaacttggtcacgaaaatcagaaaagcaatcaaattaaatcacctttgatgagcttcggatgttttcactcacaagactcccagttagatagcaaatgttccttttttccaaaaagattatttatggaggtgaaatagctccgtttgttcttcacgtttggctgagaaatcgaccaaaaatggacagaaacatggcaaacgtgtttttcaaatatctattcgataatatatcaactgggacagttggcttttcagtaggaccgagaggaaaaatggctacctctgtattttacgcaagaatcactctgagagtcatcaggtgaccacttatgCAATATAGTCACCTACGCTCATTCGTCAACATAAATGCGTGAAACTACTtgaaaatgctgtagacaccttggggaatacgtagaaaaaggaatctggttgatagcccattcactgctcaataggtacgcatcggaacgcagagctttcaaaacatgagtcacttccggattggctttttctcaggctttcgcctgcaatatcagttttgttatactcacagataatatTTTTACAgctttggaaactttagagtgttttctatcctaagctgtcatttatatgcatattctagcatcttgtcctgacaaaatagcctgtttactctgggaaagtaatttttccaaaaatgaaaatactgcaaaaatgaaaataccactccctgtctgagtctgtaataccaacatgtttcaagcagaccaccatagtccctgtggccaagaacactaaggtaacctgccaaaatgtctcccaacccatagcactcacatctttagccatggagtgctttgaaaggctggtcatggctcacatcaacaccattatcccagaaaacctagacccactccaatttgcatactgccccaacagatccacagatgatgcaatctctattgcactccaccctGCCccttcacacctggacaaaaggaacacctttgtgagaatgctgttcattgactacagctcagcgttcaacaccttaGTTTCCTCaaagctcaccactaagctaaggaccctgggacttacacacctccctctgcaactgga from Oncorhynchus tshawytscha isolate Ot180627B linkage group LG09, Otsh_v2.0, whole genome shotgun sequence encodes the following:
- the adra1ba gene encoding alpha-1A adrenergic receptor, which codes for MNFDTADEVNFWSNRSSELYSGTQGPLSANNSNLTTANGTDNNTDTNPLDLTRAVSVGIVLGAFILFAIVGNILVILSVVCNRHLRIPTNYFIINLAIADLLLGTTVLPVSATLEILDYWVFGRIFCDIWAAVDVLCCTASIMSLCVISIDRYIGVRYPLQYPCIVTEKRALLAMLGVWVLATVISIGPLLGWKQPPSNDDTICPITEEPFYALFSSLGSFYIPLAVILCMYCQVYVVAKRTTKNLEAGVMKEHMDSNELTLRIHCKNAQLQEYCGAGKGQTRSTLTVKLLKFSREKKAAKTLGVVVGMFILCWLPFFLVLPIGSFNANLRPPETFFKVIFWLGYFNSCLNPIIYPCYSREFKQAFIRILKCRCHQKKKQKGWRAYYNYRSSHLGSTNNSYLNGSQQTLSSVNPSPRCVSKGSGSRLESGWGHGSLSPCLSLPGSPFTSQMRALPGAVRQSTSRTIRVNLASPLAREPVHANGQSGNGKVEHGAIRGTPETIM